One Planktothrix sp. FACHB-1365 genomic window carries:
- a CDS encoding Uma2 family endonuclease: MNQTLAESMKWTTADLELLSNDEWKRYEIIAGELFVTRAPDWNHQRICGNIYAELNAWSRRTNLGEPAMTPGIIYTESDNVIPDVVWVSREKLATLLDSAGHLTGSPELVVEVLSPGKENERRDKQAKLKLYSTQGVQEYWIVDRYQQHVQVYRRQNHQLALAETLSITDEISSPLLPEFRCQVELFFN, from the coding sequence ATGAATCAAACTCTGGCAGAATCAATGAAGTGGACGACAGCCGATTTAGAGTTGTTGTCAAATGATGAGTGGAAACGTTATGAAATTATTGCGGGAGAATTATTTGTGACTAGAGCGCCAGATTGGAATCATCAACGGATTTGCGGTAATATCTATGCAGAATTAAATGCTTGGTCACGTCGCACAAATTTAGGAGAACCTGCAATGACACCTGGAATTATTTATACTGAATCTGATAATGTTATTCCTGATGTGGTTTGGGTCAGTCGAGAAAAATTAGCGACTTTATTAGATAGTGCTGGACATTTAACAGGTTCTCCTGAATTAGTGGTTGAAGTATTATCTCCAGGAAAAGAAAACGAAAGGCGAGATAAACAAGCCAAGTTAAAATTGTATTCGACTCAAGGTGTTCAGGAATATTGGATTGTTGATCGCTATCAACAGCACGTTCAAGTTTATCGTCGTCAAAATCATCAGTTAGCTTTAGCTGAAACCTTATCAATAACAGATGAAATATCCTCTCCGCTTTTACCCGAATTTCGCTGTCAAGTTGAACTATTTTTTAATTAA
- a CDS encoding NB-ARC domain-containing protein: MDIEEVLELADHLIFTKTGKHLDHLQQAILRGTIQNCTYSEIAEDHYASESHVKWVGSELWKMISEELGETVKKSNFRAIFEKGRIYKNKISSAIVGETVTVHHINICSESERAKAQQQNKSNLNDPQTTLNQPHIDLNDAPKITKFYDRTQELFTLEKWMIEDGVQLITLLGLSGIGKTTLSLHLIDEIKSNFDYIIYRSLSFAPTLDETLTNLLEIFCKQDKIEIPLKLETKFSQLFNYLRQYRCLIILDDIQMLFCDGQLAGHYQSGYENYQLFYKKIAEVCHQSCVILNSWEKPREIEKIEFENLPVRTLILGSLGLAAQDIFRDKNLSNPETWDILINTYQGNPLWLRMIATLIQELFNSRVTEFLYYDEPILCDSLQDQLKLQFQRLSPQEKMLITVLSNSPEIFNLQSLSTQTKLSNSDLLNTIQSLIRRFLVAREEKDNMTFFIVNPLLKEYVKRL; the protein is encoded by the coding sequence ATGGATATTGAAGAAGTCCTAGAACTGGCAGATCATCTCATTTTTACCAAGACAGGAAAACACTTAGATCATCTCCAACAAGCGATTCTGCGAGGTACTATACAAAACTGCACATACTCTGAAATTGCTGAAGATCATTATGCCAGTGAAAGTCATGTTAAATGGGTCGGTTCAGAATTATGGAAAATGATCTCTGAAGAGTTAGGAGAAACTGTTAAAAAATCTAATTTTAGAGCTATATTTGAGAAAGGAAGAATTTATAAGAATAAAATTTCATCAGCTATTGTTGGTGAGACAGTTACAGTTCATCATATTAATATTTGTTCTGAATCAGAAAGAGCTAAAGCTCAACAACAAAATAAATCAAATCTAAATGATCCCCAAACTACTCTTAACCAACCGCATATCGATTTAAACGATGCACCAAAAATAACAAAATTTTACGATCGCACTCAGGAACTTTTTACCCTTGAAAAATGGATGATAGAAGATGGAGTTCAATTAATAACCCTTTTAGGTTTAAGTGGAATTGGCAAAACAACCCTTTCCCTTCATTTGATAGATGAAATTAAAAGTAACTTTGATTACATCATTTATCGTAGTCTTAGTTTTGCTCCTACCCTAGATGAAACCTTAACGAACTTGTTAGAAATATTCTGCAAGCAAGATAAAATAGAAATTCCTTTAAAGTTAGAAACAAAATTTTCTCAACTGTTCAATTATCTGCGTCAATATCGCTGTCTTATCATCCTAGATGATATTCAAATGCTGTTTTGTGACGGACAATTAGCAGGTCACTATCAATCTGGTTATGAGAATTATCAACTATTTTATAAAAAAATTGCCGAGGTTTGCCATCAGAGTTGTGTGATCTTAAACAGTTGGGAAAAACCTAGAGAAATTGAAAAAATTGAATTTGAAAATCTTCCAGTTCGTACTTTGATATTAGGAAGTTTAGGTCTAGCTGCTCAAGATATTTTCAGAGATAAAAATTTATCTAATCCTGAAACATGGGATATCTTAATTAATACTTATCAAGGCAACCCTTTATGGTTAAGAATGATAGCAACTCTGATTCAAGAATTATTTAATAGTAGAGTAACTGAGTTTTTATACTATGATGAGCCGATTTTATGCGACTCCCTGCAAGATCAACTTAAGCTACAATTTCAACGTTTATCTCCACAGGAAAAAATGTTGATCACTGTACTTTCCAATTCTCCAGAAATATTTAATTTACAGTCTCTTTCAACTCAGACCAAACTATCAAATTCAGATTTATTAAATACTATTCAATCTCTAATCAGGCGTTTTTTAGTAGCCAGAGAAGAAAAAGATAACATGACATTTTTTATTGTGAATCCTCTCTTAAAAGAATATGTTAAAAGGCTTTAA
- the grpE gene encoding nucleotide exchange factor GrpE: MMPNSTANTPDELTGQSYSTSESDALNSDNLETQATTATESSSYPEVPTDESVTEDSSEKTFGQEIESTGEGLHAEVIALAEANAALKAQLEDVSGQYRRLAADFENFRKRTQKEKEELEITIKGSTLKPLLPVVDNFDRARSQIKPQTDSEMNIHKSYQGVYKLMVDCLKQLGVSVMRPEGQPFDPNLHEAVMREATDAYPEGTVIEDLMHGYQLGEKVLRHAMVKVATAPEPDSTESTAEETPSEA; this comes from the coding sequence ATGATGCCTAATTCAACGGCTAATACTCCTGATGAACTAACGGGTCAATCCTATTCAACCTCTGAGTCGGACGCACTGAACTCCGATAATTTGGAGACTCAAGCTACAACAGCGACAGAATCAAGTTCCTATCCAGAGGTTCCGACGGACGAATCTGTAACCGAAGATTCCTCTGAAAAAACCTTTGGCCAGGAAATCGAGTCAACGGGGGAAGGACTTCATGCTGAAGTCATAGCTTTAGCGGAAGCCAATGCAGCCCTCAAAGCACAATTAGAAGATGTTAGTGGTCAATATCGACGTTTGGCGGCAGATTTTGAGAACTTCCGCAAACGCACTCAAAAGGAAAAAGAAGAGTTAGAAATCACTATCAAAGGTTCAACGCTGAAGCCATTACTCCCGGTTGTGGATAATTTTGACCGCGCTAGATCCCAAATTAAACCCCAAACTGATTCAGAAATGAATATCCACAAGAGTTACCAAGGGGTTTATAAATTAATGGTGGATTGTCTCAAACAACTGGGGGTATCTGTGATGCGTCCAGAAGGGCAGCCTTTTGATCCCAATTTACATGAAGCGGTGATGCGCGAAGCAACGGATGCCTATCCTGAAGGAACTGTGATTGAAGATTTAATGCACGGTTATCAGTTAGGAGAAAAGGTCTTACGCCATGCGATGGTGAAAGTAGCAACGGCTCCTGAACCAGATTCTACAGAATCTACCGCCGAGGAAACTCCATCTGAAGCATAA
- the dnaK gene encoding molecular chaperone DnaK, giving the protein MGKVIGIDLGTTNSCVAVLEGGKPIVIANSEGGRTTPSIIGFGKYGDRLVGQLGKRQAVTNAENTVYSIKRFIGRRWEDTEEERSRVPYTCVKGKDNTVNVQIRNQVYTPQEISAMVLQKLKEDAEAYLGATVTQAVITVPAYFTDAQRQATKDAGTIAGLDVLRIINEPTAAALSYGLDKQDQDQKILVFDLGGGTFDVSILQLGDGIFEVKSTAGNNHLGGDDFDNCLVQWMIQKFKTQEGINLLTEKMALQRLREAAEKAKIELSSRNTTSINLPFITADDSGPKHLELELSRTEFEGLVKPLVDSTIEPVIQALKDASLQPNQVNRIILVGGSTRIPAVQQAISEYFGGRTPDRSVNPDEAVALGAAIQAGVLAGEVKDLLLLDITPLSLGLETLGGVFTKIIERNTTIPTSRSQMFSTAVDGQTSVEIHVLQGERAMAKDNKSLGKFLLNGIPSAKRGVPQIEVAFDLDANGILKVLAEDKGTGREQGIEISNTGGLTEAEIERMRQEAEIYAEEDEKRRLVVELKNQSETLFANCKQTLKGNADQISNALKERVRKEAAALKQAVANPNISHEDMKKQLESFQEMLYALASEIYEQAGQNSSSASSVASESSEFEASVQAVEDKLEETQEDEDEDEEEAKPTSSELLFLNNSMIETSSGIDTFSDPPDPGNPFTNTLN; this is encoded by the coding sequence ATGGGAAAAGTCATTGGCATCGATTTAGGGACAACGAACAGTTGTGTTGCCGTGTTAGAAGGCGGTAAACCGATCGTAATCGCTAATTCTGAAGGAGGACGAACCACTCCGAGTATTATCGGATTTGGTAAATATGGCGATCGCTTAGTGGGCCAACTGGGCAAGCGACAAGCGGTTACGAATGCTGAAAATACGGTTTACAGTATTAAGCGGTTTATCGGACGTCGCTGGGAAGATACCGAAGAAGAACGCTCACGGGTTCCCTATACTTGTGTCAAAGGCAAGGACAACACCGTTAATGTCCAAATTCGCAACCAAGTCTACACCCCCCAAGAAATCTCGGCGATGGTGTTGCAAAAGCTCAAAGAAGATGCAGAAGCTTATTTAGGAGCAACGGTCACTCAAGCGGTGATTACGGTTCCAGCTTATTTTACCGATGCTCAACGACAGGCGACCAAGGATGCGGGAACCATTGCGGGTTTAGATGTTTTACGGATTATCAATGAACCCACGGCAGCAGCTTTATCCTATGGCTTAGATAAACAAGATCAAGATCAGAAAATTCTGGTCTTTGACTTGGGTGGAGGTACTTTTGATGTCTCAATTCTACAACTGGGAGATGGGATTTTTGAAGTCAAATCAACGGCGGGAAATAACCATCTGGGCGGAGATGATTTTGATAACTGTCTGGTACAGTGGATGATCCAAAAATTCAAAACCCAGGAAGGCATCAACCTCTTAACGGAAAAAATGGCATTACAACGGTTACGAGAAGCCGCCGAAAAAGCCAAAATCGAGTTATCCAGTCGCAACACTACCTCGATTAATTTGCCCTTTATTACCGCCGATGATTCGGGGCCAAAACATTTAGAACTGGAATTGAGTCGCACCGAATTTGAGGGTTTAGTTAAACCGTTGGTAGACAGTACCATTGAACCCGTCATCCAAGCGTTGAAAGATGCCAGTTTACAGCCTAATCAGGTGAATCGCATTATTTTAGTCGGGGGATCTACGCGAATTCCGGCGGTTCAACAAGCTATTAGTGAATATTTTGGAGGAAGAACCCCAGACCGTTCTGTTAACCCCGATGAAGCCGTTGCTTTAGGGGCTGCCATTCAAGCGGGAGTGTTAGCAGGAGAAGTCAAAGATTTATTGTTATTAGATATTACTCCTTTATCTCTAGGATTAGAAACCTTGGGAGGAGTTTTTACTAAAATTATTGAACGCAATACAACAATCCCCACGAGCCGTTCTCAAATGTTTTCCACCGCCGTTGATGGACAAACCTCTGTGGAAATTCACGTTCTCCAAGGAGAACGGGCAATGGCGAAGGATAATAAAAGTTTAGGAAAATTCCTCCTGAATGGAATTCCGTCGGCTAAACGGGGAGTTCCTCAAATTGAAGTGGCGTTTGATCTCGATGCCAATGGAATTCTAAAAGTTTTAGCGGAAGATAAAGGGACGGGACGAGAACAAGGGATTGAAATTAGTAATACCGGAGGATTGACGGAAGCAGAAATTGAACGAATGCGTCAAGAAGCAGAAATTTACGCTGAAGAGGACGAAAAACGTCGGTTAGTGGTAGAACTTAAAAATCAGTCCGAAACTTTGTTTGCTAATTGTAAACAAACCCTCAAAGGCAATGCTGATCAGATTAGTAATGCCCTCAAAGAACGAGTTCGCAAAGAAGCTGCGGCTTTAAAACAAGCGGTTGCTAATCCCAATATTTCCCATGAGGATATGAAAAAACAGTTAGAATCCTTCCAAGAAATGTTGTATGCTTTGGCTTCAGAGATTTATGAACAAGCAGGTCAGAATTCGTCTTCCGCTTCATCTGTTGCTTCGGAGTCTTCAGAATTTGAGGCTTCTGTACAAGCGGTAGAAGATAAACTAGAGGAAACACAGGAAGACGAAGATGAAGATGAAGAAGAGGCAAAACCTACCAGTAGTGAATTATTATTCTTGAACAACAGCATGATTGAGACTTCCTCTGGAATAGACACCTTCAGTGATCCTCCTGATCCTGGTAATCCGTTTACCAATACCCTGAATTGA
- the rsgA gene encoding small ribosomal subunit biogenesis GTPase RsgA gives MTTNEPLNVSELIGTVVAVQANFYQVQLETQATSLPETILLCTRRSLLKKMGQQVMVGDQVVVEEPDWLGKRGAITQVFPRRTELSRPPIANANQILLVFAIAEPELEATALSRFLVKAESTGLEVCLCLNKCDLVSSEQLLYWRDRLLNWGYQALFISVSSGLEYTVNSDHQIIQKSLFQIENTFLENTLLYQLQDKTTVISGPSGVGKSSLINQLIPSINLRVGSVSGKLGRGRHTTRHVELFQLPTGGLLADTPGFNQPELECSPEELTDYFPEAKHRFQQGKCQFSDCLHRDEPNCSVRGDWERYPIYLDFLEAAIAHQEMLQQQKDVEVNVKSKSKSGGKQQLEPKLASKKYRRSSRRFQHQTLQDLCEDFSEEE, from the coding sequence ATGACAACCAATGAACCGTTGAATGTCTCAGAACTGATCGGAACAGTTGTCGCCGTTCAAGCGAATTTCTATCAGGTTCAACTGGAAACCCAAGCAACTTCACTTCCTGAAACTATCCTGTTATGTACCCGTCGTTCTCTGTTGAAAAAAATGGGTCAGCAGGTGATGGTGGGAGATCAAGTTGTGGTGGAAGAACCGGACTGGTTAGGAAAACGGGGGGCGATCACTCAAGTTTTTCCGCGCCGGACAGAACTGAGTCGTCCTCCTATTGCTAATGCTAATCAAATTTTATTAGTATTTGCGATCGCAGAACCAGAGCTAGAAGCAACGGCTTTAAGTCGGTTTTTAGTGAAGGCGGAATCAACGGGTTTAGAAGTGTGTTTGTGTTTAAATAAGTGCGATTTAGTCTCCTCAGAACAGTTGTTATATTGGCGCGATCGCTTATTAAATTGGGGATATCAGGCTTTATTTATAAGTGTGAGTAGCGGGTTAGAATATACGGTTAATTCTGATCATCAAATTATTCAAAAATCTCTATTTCAAATAGAAAATACGTTTTTAGAGAATACTTTACTTTATCAACTTCAAGATAAAACAACGGTGATTTCTGGCCCTTCTGGGGTGGGAAAATCCAGTTTAATTAATCAATTAATTCCCAGTATTAATTTACGGGTTGGTAGCGTGTCGGGGAAATTAGGACGGGGAAGACATACAACTCGTCACGTTGAATTATTCCAATTACCGACGGGTGGGTTATTAGCGGATACACCGGGATTTAATCAACCTGAATTAGAATGTAGCCCCGAAGAATTAACAGATTATTTTCCCGAAGCAAAACACCGTTTTCAGCAGGGAAAATGCCAGTTTAGTGATTGTTTACATCGAGATGAACCTAATTGTAGTGTTCGGGGGGACTGGGAACGTTATCCGATTTATTTGGATTTTTTAGAAGCTGCGATCGCCCATCAAGAAATGCTTCAACAACAAAAAGATGTAGAAGTCAATGTCAAATCTAAATCAAAATCAGGCGGTAAACAACAATTAGAACCGAAATTAGCTAGTAAAAAATATCGTCGTTCTTCCCGTCGTTTTCAACATCAGACGTTACAGGATTTATGCGAAGATTTTAGTGAAGAAGAGTAA
- a CDS encoding cupin domain-containing protein produces the protein MLKFHKLLPLVALTFLSSVAIVRSQQLQTPTNAYTQKVTREVLASGSPTEVQGRVLELVKYTIPPNSKLPVHIHPGMQIERVESGTLTYTVVKGSAKITRSNGKEEMLEAGQTTRLNVGDALVEVGGMVHYGENETDNPVILLSASLFEEGKPKAILINP, from the coding sequence ATGCTCAAATTTCACAAACTTCTCCCCCTGGTTGCGCTGACATTTTTAAGTAGTGTTGCGATCGTTAGAAGCCAACAACTGCAAACCCCGACTAATGCTTACACTCAGAAAGTGACTCGTGAAGTCTTAGCCAGTGGTTCTCCCACAGAAGTACAAGGTCGCGTCTTAGAATTAGTTAAATATACAATTCCTCCTAATAGTAAGTTACCTGTTCATATTCATCCGGGGATGCAAATTGAACGGGTAGAGTCGGGAACTTTGACTTATACGGTTGTTAAAGGTTCAGCTAAAATTACCCGTTCTAATGGCAAAGAAGAAATGTTAGAAGCCGGACAAACCACCCGTTTAAATGTTGGGGATGCGTTAGTTGAAGTGGGAGGAATGGTACATTATGGTGAAAATGAAACCGATAACCCAGTGATTTTATTATCCGCTTCTTTATTTGAAGAAGGTAAACCCAAAGCGATTTTAATTAATCCTTGA
- a CDS encoding GspE/PulE family protein, whose translation MTNTSQRRALVVQSTTPFGNKLIQSGYINPEQLQQALKTSRSGQPLTEVLESMTGRALPPDLARQYKKQQLFELRIIHGVEAYDPEIEPMSNEELEQMLHTLDTSLETCKRHRFIPLRKPESDPTSVLIAMVDPDNLNALEELRNQILRPKQLKLQRRVITQEDYDQIISTYSNEDVKRKAAEAAKREQEKLEFTAGDFETTDLEEVGDESGGMDLSEEIEQAETAPVIKAVNVILAKALSEGVSDIHVEPQEHEMRIRMRKDGVLQEYYKFPKKVIPAITSRFKILAEMDIAERRQAQDGRIRRKFRGRTVDFRVNSLPSRYGEKIVLRILDSSSTQLGLDKLITDQETLALVRETASRPFGLILVTGPTGSGKSTSLYSVLAEKNDPGINISTAEDPIEYALPGITQCQVIREKNLTFANILRAFLRQDPDVLLVGETRDLETAKTAIEAALTGHLVLTTLHTNDAAGAIARLDEMGVEPFMVSAALLGILAQRLMRRVCGECRLPYTPAPEELGRYGLSASQEVNITFYKANTIAVEERKHLADMGQLCKKCSGLGYKGRVGVYEFLKVTERMQTLITKGAPTEQIKEAAVEEGMKTLLAYSLQLVREGYTTFEEVERVTFTDSGLEAELKAKRKQGLTCKSCVAELKPEWLDCPYCMTPRFIS comes from the coding sequence ATGACGAACACATCCCAAAGACGCGCCCTAGTTGTTCAAAGTACCACTCCCTTTGGCAACAAATTAATTCAATCCGGCTATATTAATCCAGAGCAACTTCAGCAAGCCCTCAAAACCAGTCGTTCAGGTCAACCCCTGACAGAAGTTTTGGAATCGATGACGGGTCGCGCCCTGCCTCCCGACTTAGCCCGTCAGTATAAAAAACAACAGCTATTTGAACTGAGAATCATTCACGGGGTCGAAGCGTATGATCCTGAAATTGAACCGATGTCGAATGAAGAACTCGAACAAATGCTGCATACGCTTGATACGAGTTTAGAAACCTGTAAACGCCATCGCTTCATCCCTTTACGCAAACCTGAAAGTGATCCGACTTCGGTGTTGATTGCCATGGTTGACCCCGACAACCTGAATGCGTTGGAGGAGTTAAGAAATCAAATTTTGCGACCCAAGCAGTTGAAACTCCAACGGCGGGTGATTACTCAGGAAGATTATGATCAAATTATTTCCACCTATAGTAACGAAGACGTTAAACGCAAAGCCGCCGAAGCCGCTAAACGGGAACAAGAGAAATTAGAGTTTACCGCCGGAGATTTTGAAACCACCGACCTCGAAGAAGTGGGCGATGAATCTGGTGGGATGGATTTGTCGGAGGAAATCGAACAAGCGGAAACCGCCCCGGTTATTAAGGCTGTCAACGTGATTTTAGCCAAAGCCCTCTCGGAGGGGGTATCTGATATTCACGTTGAACCCCAGGAACATGAAATGCGAATTCGGATGCGGAAAGATGGGGTGTTACAGGAATATTATAAATTTCCTAAAAAAGTAATTCCGGCGATTACTTCCCGGTTTAAAATTCTCGCAGAAATGGATATCGCCGAACGTCGTCAAGCCCAAGATGGTCGGATTCGCCGTAAATTCCGAGGACGGACGGTAGACTTCCGGGTGAATAGTCTCCCCAGTCGCTACGGGGAAAAAATTGTATTACGGATTTTGGATAGTTCTTCAACCCAATTAGGGTTAGATAAATTAATTACGGATCAAGAAACCTTAGCCTTAGTTCGGGAAACCGCATCTCGTCCTTTTGGTTTGATATTAGTTACAGGGCCAACGGGGTCAGGAAAATCCACCTCTCTGTATTCGGTTTTAGCAGAAAAAAATGATCCGGGGATTAATATTAGTACCGCAGAAGATCCGATTGAATATGCTTTACCGGGGATTACCCAATGTCAGGTAATTCGGGAGAAAAATTTAACCTTTGCTAATATTTTACGGGCATTTTTACGACAAGACCCGGATGTTTTGTTAGTGGGAGAAACACGGGATTTAGAAACAGCAAAAACTGCTATTGAAGCGGCTTTAACCGGACACTTAGTGTTAACTACTTTACACACTAACGACGCGGCGGGTGCGATCGCTCGTTTAGATGAAATGGGAGTAGAACCGTTCATGGTGTCCGCCGCCTTATTAGGGATTCTGGCCCAACGGCTGATGCGGCGCGTTTGTGGGGAGTGTCGGCTTCCTTATACCCCCGCTCCTGAAGAGTTAGGTCGTTATGGGTTATCGGCTTCTCAAGAAGTCAATATTACTTTTTATAAAGCCAATACCATTGCCGTTGAAGAACGGAAGCATTTAGCTGATATGGGTCAATTGTGTAAAAAATGTAGTGGGCTGGGCTACAAAGGTCGGGTGGGGGTCTATGAATTCCTGAAAGTCACCGAACGAATGCAAACCCTGATTACCAAAGGCGCTCCTACTGAACAAATTAAAGAAGCCGCCGTTGAAGAAGGGATGAAAACCTTATTAGCTTATAGTTTGCAATTAGTTCGTGAAGGGTACACTACCTTTGAGGAGGTGGAACGGGTAACATTTACAGATTCTGGTTTAGAAGCCGAACTCAAAGCCAAACGCAAACAAGGCTTAACCTGTAAGAGTTGCGTAGCCGAATTAAAACCGGAATGGTTAGACTGTCCCTATTGTATGACACCCCGCTTTATCAGCTAA
- the dnaJ gene encoding molecular chaperone DnaJ gives MAGDYYEILGVSRDADTEELKRAYRRLARKYHPDVNKEPGAEERFKEISRAYEVLKEPEMRARYDRFGEAGVGGGAGGFDPNFTDPFTDIFESFFSGFGGGMGGNAQTRKRTGPARGDDLRLDLRLEFKEAIFGGEKEIRIKHLETCETCTGSGAKPGTRPQTCSTCGGSGQVRRATRTPFGSFTQVSVCPNCNGTGQMIEDKCSTCGGRGLNEVTKKLKINVPAGVDNGTRLRVASEGDAGKRGGPPGDLYVFLSVAPDPKFKRDGINILSDVKISYLQAILGFNFEVDTVDGPTKLTIPPGTQPGTVLTLENKGVPRLGNPVSRGDHLITVLVDIPTKLIPEERELLEQLVKIRGDRTGKGGLEGFLGNLFQQK, from the coding sequence ATGGCAGGCGATTATTATGAAATATTGGGTGTCTCCCGCGACGCAGATACAGAAGAACTTAAACGGGCTTATCGTCGCCTAGCTCGGAAATATCACCCGGATGTCAATAAAGAACCGGGTGCAGAAGAACGGTTTAAAGAAATTAGTCGCGCTTATGAAGTGTTAAAAGAACCGGAAATGCGGGCGCGATATGACCGTTTTGGAGAAGCGGGAGTAGGGGGTGGTGCTGGAGGTTTTGACCCCAACTTTACCGATCCGTTTACCGATATTTTTGAAAGCTTCTTCAGTGGGTTTGGCGGGGGTATGGGAGGTAATGCCCAAACTCGCAAGCGCACAGGCCCAGCCCGGGGAGATGACCTGCGTTTAGACCTGCGGTTAGAGTTCAAAGAAGCCATCTTTGGCGGCGAAAAAGAAATCCGCATTAAGCATTTAGAAACCTGTGAAACTTGTACCGGAAGCGGTGCTAAACCCGGAACTCGCCCCCAAACTTGTTCCACCTGTGGGGGGAGTGGTCAAGTGCGTCGAGCAACTCGTACTCCCTTTGGCAGTTTTACTCAAGTCTCCGTTTGTCCGAACTGTAATGGTACAGGACAAATGATTGAGGATAAATGTTCCACCTGTGGCGGTCGTGGGTTAAATGAAGTCACGAAAAAACTTAAAATTAATGTTCCCGCCGGGGTGGATAACGGTACTCGTCTGCGGGTTGCCTCCGAGGGGGATGCCGGGAAACGGGGAGGGCCCCCTGGGGATTTATATGTGTTTTTATCCGTCGCACCTGATCCGAAATTTAAACGGGATGGGATTAATATTCTGTCCGACGTGAAAATTAGCTACCTTCAGGCGATCCTCGGTTTTAACTTTGAGGTAGACACCGTTGATGGCCCGACTAAATTAACCATTCCCCCTGGGACTCAACCGGGAACGGTATTAACCCTAGAAAATAAAGGGGTTCCTCGTCTGGGAAATCCTGTGAGTCGGGGGGATCATTTAATTACGGTTCTCGTCGATATTCCCACGAAGTTGATTCCAGAAGAACGGGAACTTTTGGAACAGTTGGTTAAAATTCGGGGCGATCGCACGGGAAAGGGGGGACTTGAGGGATTTCTCGGTAATTTATTTCAACAAAAATAA
- a CDS encoding nucleotidyl transferase AbiEii/AbiGii toxin family protein — MNQRSIPEQLPFLERLCWQRIGIENLTPLEMLKRYERGWHYRDIFGEINPTEAEFIQQLAQQYGSWLFNQMFTQDFHQKIITVLHQLNPNFLQDCHAYFGGGTFICLNYGEYRLSKDIDFLCSTGSGYRLLRQSLGQNKYNALFNTQNNITFPQEIQANQYGIRFPLLIEGTLIKFEIIMEGRIELEAPDFPQWSSVPCLNLIDCFAEKLLANADRWIDSSVESRDLIDLAVLRLNASIPPQAIAKSEAAYPVIEPLKEAIANFQQKPNYRDKCFQSLRINNPVAIIDGLDLLAVDFGLEPTERTFRECLNQDEFI; from the coding sequence ATGAATCAGCGTTCTATTCCTGAACAATTGCCCTTTTTAGAGCGTTTATGTTGGCAAAGAATAGGAATTGAAAATTTAACGCCATTGGAAATGCTAAAACGGTATGAACGGGGATGGCATTATCGAGATATTTTTGGGGAAATTAATCCAACGGAAGCCGAATTTATTCAACAACTGGCTCAACAGTATGGTTCTTGGTTGTTCAATCAAATGTTTACACAAGATTTTCATCAAAAAATTATTACTGTTCTCCATCAACTCAATCCTAATTTCTTACAAGACTGTCACGCTTATTTTGGTGGGGGAACATTCATCTGTTTAAACTATGGAGAATATCGCCTCAGTAAAGATATTGATTTTCTCTGTTCCACAGGTTCGGGTTATCGATTATTAAGGCAATCTCTGGGTCAAAATAAATATAATGCTTTATTTAATACTCAAAATAATATCACATTTCCCCAAGAAATCCAAGCCAATCAGTATGGAATTAGATTTCCTTTATTAATAGAAGGAACTTTAATCAAATTTGAAATTATTATGGAGGGAAGAATTGAACTAGAAGCACCGGATTTTCCTCAATGGTCGTCTGTTCCTTGCTTAAATTTAATTGATTGTTTTGCCGAAAAATTATTAGCCAATGCTGACCGATGGATTGATAGTTCAGTAGAATCACGGGATTTAATTGATTTAGCCGTATTAAGATTAAATGCTTCTATTCCTCCTCAAGCGATCGCAAAATCAGAAGCAGCTTATCCGGTAATTGAACCTTTAAAAGAAGCGATCGCAAATTTTCAACAAAAACCCAATTATAGAGATAAATGTTTTCAATCTCTGAGGATTAATAACCCTGTTGCGATTATTGACGGTTTAGATTTATTAGCGGTTGATTTTGGGTTAGAACCCACAGAAAGAACGTTTAGGGAATGTTTAAATCAAGATGAGTTTATTTAA
- a CDS encoding sulfurtransferase TusA family protein, giving the protein MTETTHLKPDAQLDLRGTPCPLNFVRTKLRLEQMQPGSLLEVWLDAGEPIEQVPDSLTMAGYDIEQITDCSDFFSLQIRCPVTVQ; this is encoded by the coding sequence ATGACAGAAACAACTCACTTAAAACCAGATGCTCAATTGGATTTGCGGGGAACTCCTTGTCCCCTCAATTTTGTTCGCACGAAATTACGGTTAGAACAGATGCAGCCCGGTTCCCTGCTGGAAGTTTGGTTAGATGCGGGAGAACCCATTGAGCAAGTCCCTGATAGTTTAACCATGGCAGGGTACGATATTGAGCAAATCACAGATTGTTCGGACTTTTTCTCCCTGCAAATTCGTTGTCCTGTGACCGTTCAATGA